The Streptomyces venezuelae genomic interval CGCACATCGCCGCGGGCCGTCACCATGATCACCGGAGTGGCGGTGAGTTTCCGGATGCGGCCGCAGACCTGGTAGCCGTCCTGGTCGGGGAGACCCAGGTCGAGCAGGATCACGCCGTACGAGGGCCGCGCGCCCTGCGCGGTGGGCAGGACGGCCTGGAGCGCCTCCTCGCCGTTGCGGGCGTGGGTGACGGTGAAACCGTGCCGGGCCAGGATGGCGGAGAGGGCGGCGGCGACGTGGTCGTCGTCCTCCACGAGCAGCAGTCGCATGCGTACCTCCTCCGTGATCTTCGCGGTCGTCGTGGTCGTCGTGCGCGCCTCGGCGGCGGCTCTCTGTGTACCAGGTGGTACCAGGGCATGAACGCCGATCATCGGCATCACAGTCAAGTCTCCCCCTGTTACGCCGACGCTTCTGTTATCCACCCGGTACGCCCGGGGCGCCGCGTTCACACAGTGTGTCCGTTTGCGGCCGGATCGTTATCCTCAATTTCCGCTCAGATGTGATGACGGTCGTCTCATCGGGTCTCTAGTGTCCTCCCCAACCAAGCAGGACGGAGCAAGAGGCCCATGAGCGGAGTGTCAGTGTCCAAGGGTCCCGAGGACGCCACGCGCGGCGCGGACGAGCTGGTCGTCCTGTCCGAGGTCAACAAGCACTTCGGCGCGTTGCACGTCCTCCAGGACATCGACCTGACGATCACCCGCGGCGAAGTCGTGGTCGTCATCGGACCTTCCGGGTCCGGCAAGTCGACGCTGTGCCGGACGATCAACCGGCTGGAGAGCATCGACTCCGGCACGATCACCATCGACGGCAAGCCGCTGCCCGCGGAGGGCAAGGAGCTCGCCCGGCTGCGGTCCGACGTCGGCATGGTCTTCCAGTCGTTCAACCTCTTCGCGCACAAGACGGTGCTCGAGAACGTGATGCTGGGCCAGATCAAGGTCCGTAAGACGGAGAAGAAGGCCGCCGAGGCCAAGGCCCGTGCCCTGCTGGACCGGGTCGGGGTGGGCACGCAGGCGGACAAGTACCCGGCGCAGCTGTCCGGCGGCCAGCAGCAGCGCGTGGCGATCGCCCGCGCGCTCGCCATGGACCCGAAGGTCATGCTCTTCGACGAGCCGACCTCCGCGCTCGACCCCGAGATGATCAACGAAGTCCTCGAGGTCATGCAGCAGCTCGCCCGGGACGGCATGACGATGGTCGTCGTCACCCACGAGATGGGCTTCGCGCGATCCGCCGCCAACCGGGTCGTCTTCATGGCCGACGGACGCATCGTCGAGCAGGCGTCGCCCGAGGAGTTCTTCAGCAACCCGCGCAGCGACCGGGCGAAGGACTTCCTCTCCAAGATCCTTCACCACTGAGCGAGTTCGGACCTATTCTTCCCAACTCACGCCTACTCAAGGGACGTTTCACCATGAAGCTTCGCACCACCTCCGCCGCCGCCGCGGCCGCCGTCGTCCTCGCGCTGACCGCCACCGCCTGTGGCACCGGGTCCGACTCCGGCAGCAACGGCGACAAGATCAACGTCGGCATCAAGTTCGACCAGCCGGGCCTCGGCCTGAAGACCCCGGACGGCAAGTACGCCGGCTTCGACGTCGACGTCGCCCGTTACGTCGCCAAGGAGCTCGGCTACGCCGAGGACAAGATCAACTTCAAGCAGGCGCCCAGCGCCGAGCGCGAGAACCTGATCAAGAACGGTGACGTCAAGTTCGTCGTCGCCAGCTACTCGATCAACGACAAGCGCAAGAAGGAGGTCGACTTCGCCGGTCCGTACTTCCTGGCCCACCAGGACCTGCTCGTGCGCGCCGACGACAGCTCGATCACCAAGGTCGAGGACCTCAACTCCAAGAAGCTCTGCTCGGTCACCGGCTCGACCTCCGCGCAGAACGTCAAGGACAAGCTGGCCCCGAAGGCCGACCTGCAGCAGCTCGGCGGCTACTCCGAGTGCCTCACCGGCCTGGAGAACAAGGCCGTCGACGCCCTGACCACCGACGACTCCATCCTCGCGGGCTACGCCTCGCAGAAGGACCACGCGGGCAAGTTCAAGCTCGCCGGTCTCCGGATGAGCGACGAGAAGTACGGCATCGGCGTCAAGAAGGGCGACGACGAGCTGCGCGGCAAGATCAACAAGGCGCTGGAGAAGATGGTCTCCGACGGCACCTGGGAGAAGCTCGTCAAGGAGCACTTCGGCCCGTCCGGCTACAAGTACGAGCCCGCCCCCAAGGTCGAGAACTGACCTGACCCGCTCCGGCCGTGACGGCCGCCCCCGATCCGGGGCGGCCGTCGCACCGGCACCGGCCGCTGCCCACGCACCGGCCGTCCACCGACCGACCACCAGGGGAGAGCGCGGGCATCGTGTTCGACTTTCTTGATTCCGGGCAGTACGACCTGCTCGGCGCCTTCTGGGTGACGGCGAAGCTCGCCCTCTACTCGGCGATCGGCTCGCTGATCTGGGGCACCGCCCTCGTCTCCATGCGGGTCAGCCCGGTCCCGCTGATGCGCTCCTTCGGCACCGCGTACGTCAACATCG includes:
- a CDS encoding glutamate ABC transporter substrate-binding protein gives rise to the protein MKLRTTSAAAAAAVVLALTATACGTGSDSGSNGDKINVGIKFDQPGLGLKTPDGKYAGFDVDVARYVAKELGYAEDKINFKQAPSAERENLIKNGDVKFVVASYSINDKRKKEVDFAGPYFLAHQDLLVRADDSSITKVEDLNSKKLCSVTGSTSAQNVKDKLAPKADLQQLGGYSECLTGLENKAVDALTTDDSILAGYASQKDHAGKFKLAGLRMSDEKYGIGVKKGDDELRGKINKALEKMVSDGTWEKLVKEHFGPSGYKYEPAPKVEN
- a CDS encoding amino acid ABC transporter ATP-binding protein; translation: MSGVSVSKGPEDATRGADELVVLSEVNKHFGALHVLQDIDLTITRGEVVVVIGPSGSGKSTLCRTINRLESIDSGTITIDGKPLPAEGKELARLRSDVGMVFQSFNLFAHKTVLENVMLGQIKVRKTEKKAAEAKARALLDRVGVGTQADKYPAQLSGGQQQRVAIARALAMDPKVMLFDEPTSALDPEMINEVLEVMQQLARDGMTMVVVTHEMGFARSAANRVVFMADGRIVEQASPEEFFSNPRSDRAKDFLSKILHH